A genomic region of Salvelinus alpinus chromosome 12, SLU_Salpinus.1, whole genome shotgun sequence contains the following coding sequences:
- the LOC139535678 gene encoding specifically androgen-regulated gene protein-like, with amino-acid sequence MPKSDTWPGGVAIGTITGMDSAGSCDSVVRMSSGFSDNSLKHLSAEERACLMFLEETIESLETEEDNGLSNDEPDCLPTTGNVATKMAHLSASMGQNKLNNVSKYPSDEYGYLVPTPFILANSTSCILSKPRPGIPPNNENSHPKPQVTALDNTPSQSHHPYVPPEVNVVVIPPPSKAKDYPCQRPPPSPRGPLSYESLVQLRKSASMKRTLQRSTAETRDWNRQPSSSAVPIDLHHGSTPRDPSVTPAQVTLLQEPSKQNDSPPVVFPKPPKIPSHIALNTQKGTANPTTDSSAPSLSSSPTDRHLSDPQKVRKEALQKLGLLSDNNESQPKSVTPLCSSKLHSTCDLTSASVGVKSQPHGNSTRSQPSYTSQGPREPSSRPVQSSSFLHRSRSEEQPPIPPSHLTKPSGVKAATLERSGVGLGTYVADHRKPPQDGRCTPPAPIKAPEQEKTTLAAQPVSTHKTPHCPGFSVVMVPSMGEDRREALRKLGLLKD; translated from the exons AGTGACAATAGCCTCAAGCACCTGTCTGCTGAGGAGAGGGCATGTCTCATGTTCTTGGAGGAGACCATAGAGTCCCTAGAGACTGAGGAGGACAATGGACTGTCCAATGATGAGCCTGACTGCCTGCCCACCACCGGCAACGTGGCCACCAAGATGGCCCACCTCTCTGCCTCCATGGGCCAAAACAAGCTCAACA ATGTATCAAAATATCCCAGTGATGAGTACGGTTACCTGGTTCCTACTCCGTTCATCCTGGCCAACAGCACCTCCTGCATCCTGTCCAAGCCCAGGCCAGGAATACCCCCAAATAATGAGAACTCTCACCCAAAGCCCCAGGTCACTGCCTTGGACAACACGCCATCTCAGAGCCATCACCCTTATGTACCCCCTGAGGTCAATGTTGTGGTGATACCCCCTCCATCAAAGGCCAAAGACTACCCTTGTCAGAGACCACCCCCTTCACCCAGGGGCCCTCTGTCTTATGAGTCCCTAGTGCAGCTGAGGAAGAGTGCGTCCATGAAGAGAACCCTTCAAAGGTCCACGGCTGAGACCAGAGACTGGAACAGGCAGCCCTCTTCATCAGCCGTTCCCATTGACTTGCACCATGGGAGCACACCCAGAGACCCCTCAGTCACCCCAGCCCAGGTCACACTCCTCCAAGAGCCCAGCAAGCAGAATGACAGTCCTCCAGTAGTGTTCCCAAAACCCCCCAAAATACCCTCCCACATTGCCCTGAATACCCAAAAGGGTACAGCCAACCCCACCACAGACTCCAGTGCCCCTTCCTTGAGCTCATCACCCACTGACAGGCATTTGTCGGACCCCCAAAAGGTGAGAAAGGAGGCCCTGCAGAAGCTGGGGCTCCTGAGCGACAATAATGAGTCCCAACCTAAGTCTGTTACGCCACTGTGCTCCTCCAAATTGCACTCCACCTGTGACCTAACTTCAGCTAGTGTGGGAGTTAAATCTCAACCCCACGGTAACTCAACAAGAAGCCAGCCCTCATATACCTCCCAAGGACCCAGAGAACCTAGCAGCAGGCCGGTACAAAGCAGCAGCTTCCTCCATCGCTCTAGGAGTGAGGAGCAGCCCCCCATACCGCCCTCACACCTGACCAAACCCAGTGGGGTCAAAGCTGCCACCCTAGAGCGTTCTGGGGTGGGGCTTGGGACCTACGTGGCCGACCACCGGAAACCTCCCCAGGATGGACGTTGCACCCCACCTGCTCCCATCAAAGCCCCAGAGCAGGAGAAAACAACCCTCGCTGCCCAGCCAGTGTCCACTCACAAGACCCCGCACTGCCCGGGCTTCAGTGTGGTGATGGTGCCCAGCATGGGAGAAGACAGACGAGAGGCTCTTAGGAAGCTGGGGCTGCTGAAAGACTAG